In a genomic window of bacterium:
- a CDS encoding T9SS type A sorting domain-containing protein: MKALNLFLLAIMLFATTAAAADFIPSEKVEVIDNNGYSWGYIPPIENVGYMMNHLKWNPILSSDGKWMVFLGRRNRKLWLVPSEGGTPVEIFDLETKPLPEGSRGQTIDETTLKFTPDGNELSFTIVFENEDMGSYDVYSDADSTFSSPRNRLYSIMTFNPSTNEYREVVKNGIHYDWSADGRYICYINIDPRAYYDPANAEHHCAPAIYDTQTGKTRFLTDENWNQNILNQTKICSPYIGTTFSPDGSHIVASKYINESRQLVKIPFEGGEPEQITFVDQKAVCSYPFCVLPKYSPNGDWILFNIERTMVIMSTKSGEIYDFYSRKPFKLTGAPIETPIFQIMDAYNYSWSFDGNKITYNLWAIWDTLQNNLALGSQYGVFNHYIVIYDFKPETFEKITSVEETQPEEFSITGNYPNPFNPATTIDFTLPEAGYADLAVYNVAGQKICELVSGILPAGRHSVVWDGRDQNGKSVSSGVYITRLMMRDKVTTRSMMLLK; encoded by the coding sequence ATGAAAGCATTGAATCTCTTTCTTCTTGCAATCATGTTGTTCGCCACAACCGCTGCCGCGGCGGATTTTATTCCATCCGAAAAGGTTGAGGTAATCGACAATAACGGCTATTCATGGGGATACATCCCACCGATCGAAAATGTCGGTTACATGATGAATCACTTAAAATGGAACCCGATTCTGTCCTCGGATGGAAAGTGGATGGTTTTTCTGGGAAGAAGGAACAGAAAGCTCTGGCTCGTTCCTTCGGAAGGCGGTACTCCGGTTGAAATTTTTGACCTGGAGACCAAGCCGCTGCCTGAGGGTTCCCGGGGACAAACCATTGATGAAACGACTCTTAAATTTACTCCCGATGGTAATGAATTATCGTTCACCATAGTGTTTGAAAATGAGGACATGGGAAGTTACGATGTTTACTCGGATGCGGATTCGACGTTTTCCAGTCCGAGGAATCGACTGTATTCCATCATGACATTCAATCCTTCAACGAATGAATACCGGGAAGTTGTCAAGAACGGAATACATTACGACTGGAGCGCCGATGGCAGGTATATCTGCTATATCAATATCGATCCCCGTGCGTATTACGATCCGGCGAATGCCGAGCATCACTGCGCTCCTGCGATCTATGATACACAGACAGGAAAAACCCGCTTTCTGACGGATGAAAACTGGAATCAAAACATACTGAACCAGACGAAAATCTGCAGTCCTTACATTGGAACGACATTCAGCCCGGACGGTTCGCATATTGTCGCCAGTAAATATATCAACGAGAGCCGTCAACTGGTGAAAATTCCGTTCGAGGGAGGAGAGCCGGAACAGATCACCTTTGTCGATCAGAAGGCTGTTTGCTCATATCCCTTCTGCGTTTTACCCAAATATTCTCCGAATGGGGATTGGATCCTTTTCAATATAGAGCGTACCATGGTTATCATGAGTACCAAAAGCGGGGAAATATATGATTTCTACAGCCGGAAACCATTCAAACTTACCGGTGCTCCGATCGAAACCCCCATTTTCCAGATAATGGATGCGTACAATTACAGTTGGTCGTTTGACGGGAATAAAATTACATATAACCTCTGGGCCATATGGGATACTTTACAGAACAACCTGGCTTTAGGCAGTCAGTACGGAGTATTTAACCATTACATAGTGATTTATGATTTCAAACCTGAAACATTCGAGAAGATCACCTCGGTGGAAGAAACACAGCCCGAGGAGTTCTCCATAACCGGCAATTATCCCAATCCGTTCAATCCGGCCACTACGATCGACTTTACCCTGCCTGAAGCCGGGTATGCCGATCTGGCCGTCTATAACGTCGCGGGACAGAAAATATGTGAACTGGTCTCGGGAATACTTCCGGCAGGGAGACATTCGGTGGTTTGGGACGGCCGTGACCAGAATGGCAAGTCAGTCTCGTCCGGGGTATATATTACCCGCCTGATGATGAGAGATAAGGTAACGACGAGATCGATGATGTTACTTAAGTAA
- a CDS encoding AGE family epimerase/isomerase: protein MKRRSFFGATAGTAAALSGIGGCQTQPRQSGQTQPQQPMAVCADGKLAGKTLEELRSSYMADLNEFKEFQHKYVVDKEYGGFCLHTDWDGPPLSWEKRSWYEGRGTWTFSHLFNRIDPDPRNLEAAKRSVDFVMKHLPKEDVFFPAYYSREGKAGDREVNIYGDMFIATGFCEYSKAKGNEQYWDIGKDIMKKCMRLYDQPGYNKTELTPNGTRSLGHWFITLHFITQMLENRDDPELKAVADRCIESQMKYHYNPDYGLYNEEINHDFTRPNNRLAQYGSLGHSSEMLWMTLYEAVRRKDKALFDENAARFRRTLEVAWDDVYGGVFIMLENVDENKWDVGKAGWGQMEDLNGLMCIIEHTGADWAKEWFDKLHTWVYANFPLKPYGLPLWQDYTDRKAVFVKGDKGRRAENLHHPRHLMLNMEAVERIMKRGGKVSGVFGA from the coding sequence ATGAAAAGACGATCATTTTTCGGCGCAACGGCGGGAACAGCCGCGGCGCTGTCCGGAATCGGCGGCTGTCAGACACAGCCCCGGCAGTCCGGTCAGACACAGCCTCAGCAGCCGATGGCTGTCTGTGCGGATGGCAAACTGGCGGGAAAGACCCTCGAGGAGCTCCGCAGCAGCTACATGGCAGACCTCAACGAGTTCAAGGAATTTCAGCACAAGTATGTCGTGGACAAGGAGTACGGCGGATTCTGCCTCCATACGGACTGGGACGGTCCCCCGCTTTCCTGGGAAAAGCGCTCGTGGTACGAGGGCCGTGGAACGTGGACATTCTCGCACCTCTTCAACAGAATCGATCCGGACCCGCGGAATCTCGAAGCGGCGAAACGATCGGTGGATTTCGTCATGAAACATCTTCCCAAAGAGGATGTATTCTTCCCCGCCTACTATTCCCGCGAGGGGAAAGCCGGAGACCGCGAGGTCAACATCTACGGCGATATGTTCATCGCCACCGGCTTCTGCGAATACTCGAAGGCGAAGGGCAACGAGCAGTACTGGGACATAGGCAAAGACATCATGAAAAAGTGCATGCGTCTCTACGACCAGCCGGGATACAACAAAACCGAGCTGACCCCGAACGGAACACGTTCCCTCGGGCACTGGTTCATCACGCTCCATTTTATCACCCAGATGCTCGAAAACAGGGACGATCCCGAGCTCAAGGCGGTCGCCGACCGTTGTATCGAGTCTCAGATGAAGTATCACTACAATCCCGATTACGGCCTCTACAACGAGGAGATCAACCACGATTTCACCCGGCCGAACAACAGGCTCGCCCAGTACGGCAGTCTCGGCCATTCCTCCGAGATGCTCTGGATGACCCTGTACGAAGCGGTCCGCAGAAAGGACAAGGCGCTCTTCGACGAGAACGCGGCTCGGTTCAGACGGACGCTCGAAGTCGCATGGGACGATGTGTACGGCGGTGTGTTCATCATGCTCGAAAATGTCGATGAGAACAAGTGGGATGTCGGGAAAGCGGGCTGGGGCCAGATGGAAGACCTCAACGGGCTCATGTGCATCATCGAGCATACCGGCGCCGACTGGGCGAAGGAGTGGTTCGACAAGCTCCATACCTGGGTGTATGCGAATTTCCCGCTGAAACCGTACGGCCTCCCGCTCTGGCAGGACTACACCGACCGTAAAGCCGTTTTCGTGAAGGGTGATAAGGGCCGCCGCGCCGAAAACCTCCATCACCCCCGTCACCTCATGCTCAACATGGAGGCAGTCGAGCGCATCATGAAACGGGGCGGAAAGGTTTCGGGTGTCTTCGGAGCGTGA